One window of Cellulomonas shaoxiangyii genomic DNA carries:
- the trpS gene encoding tryptophan--tRNA ligase — translation MSRPTTSAAVSSPGGAASTAARPPASALPTRSVLAAQRRSAELELELAREPHRFRVLTGDRPTGPLHLGHYLGTLTNRVRLQRAGVEMFLVVADYQVITDRDVAGDVRGNVRELLLDYLATGVAARGDGGAGEGSATIFTHSAVPALNQLLLPFLSLVSVAELQRNPTVKAEAAAAKASGGRSMSGLLLTYPVHQAADILFCAANLVPVGQDQLPHLETTRLVARRFNDRYGSGERLLSEPEALLSPAPLLLGTDGAKMSKSAGNAVALRADEDETARLIRSARTDAGRHITYDPVRRPEVASLLLTAALCAGTTPEALAGDIGAGGGAVLKRTVTEAVNEHLRPLRERRRELEGADDLLRGVLAAGNQHANAVAARTLQRVQEAMGMTY, via the coding sequence ATGTCCCGCCCGACCACGTCCGCCGCCGTGTCCTCGCCCGGCGGTGCGGCGTCCACCGCCGCCCGACCCCCCGCGTCCGCGCTGCCCACGCGGTCCGTGCTCGCCGCTCAGCGGCGCAGCGCCGAGCTGGAGCTGGAGCTGGCGAGGGAGCCGCACCGGTTCCGCGTGCTCACCGGGGACCGCCCGACCGGCCCGCTGCACCTCGGGCACTACCTGGGCACCCTGACCAACCGCGTCCGCCTGCAGCGTGCCGGCGTGGAGATGTTCCTCGTCGTCGCCGACTACCAGGTCATCACGGACCGGGATGTCGCCGGGGACGTGCGCGGCAACGTGCGCGAGCTGCTGCTGGACTACCTCGCGACCGGCGTCGCGGCGCGCGGGGACGGCGGCGCCGGCGAGGGCTCGGCCACGATCTTCACGCACAGCGCGGTACCGGCGCTGAACCAGCTGCTCCTGCCGTTCCTCAGCCTCGTCAGCGTCGCGGAGCTGCAGCGCAACCCCACCGTCAAGGCGGAGGCGGCGGCGGCCAAGGCATCCGGCGGCCGGTCGATGAGCGGCCTGCTGCTCACCTACCCGGTTCACCAGGCCGCGGACATCCTCTTCTGCGCCGCCAACCTGGTGCCCGTCGGGCAGGACCAGCTGCCGCACCTCGAGACCACGCGGCTCGTCGCACGGCGCTTCAACGACCGCTACGGCTCCGGCGAGCGGCTGCTGAGCGAGCCGGAGGCGTTGCTCTCACCGGCCCCGCTGCTGCTGGGGACCGACGGCGCGAAGATGAGCAAGAGCGCGGGCAACGCGGTCGCGCTGCGCGCGGACGAGGACGAGACCGCCCGTCTGATCCGCTCGGCCAGGACCGACGCCGGGCGCCACATCACCTACGACCCCGTGCGCCGGCCGGAGGTGGCGAGTCTGCTGCTCACCGCGGCCCTGTGCGCCGGTACCACCCCGGAGGCGCTCGCCGGGGATATCGGCGCCGGCGGGGGCGCCGTGCTCAAGCGGACGGTGACGGAGGCCGTCAACGAGCACCTTCGCCCGCTGCGGGAGCGCCGCCGGGAGCTCGAGGGCGCCGACGACCTTCTGCGGGGCGTCCTGGCGGCCGGCAACCAGCACGCGAACGCCGTGGCGGCGCGCACGCTGCAGCGGGTCCAGGAGGCGATGGGCATGACGTACTGA
- the greA gene encoding transcription elongation factor GreA gives MTDTTAATWLTQEAYDRLKEELTRLETVGRKEIADRIAAARDEGDLKENGGYHAAREEQAKQEARIRELQAKLRNVQIGTPPDDGVVEPGMVVTAVVAGDEMTFLLGSREIAGSADIDVFSPTSPLGAAIHGHKVGDATTYQAPNGREIPVEITGASPFTG, from the coding sequence GTGACCGACACGACTGCGGCCACGTGGCTGACGCAGGAGGCCTACGACCGCCTCAAGGAGGAGCTCACGCGCCTCGAGACGGTGGGGCGCAAGGAGATCGCGGACCGCATCGCTGCTGCGCGCGACGAGGGAGACCTCAAGGAGAACGGCGGGTACCACGCCGCGCGCGAGGAGCAGGCCAAGCAGGAGGCCCGGATCCGCGAGCTGCAGGCCAAGCTCCGCAACGTGCAGATCGGCACGCCGCCGGACGACGGCGTCGTCGAGCCCGGGATGGTCGTCACGGCCGTCGTCGCCGGCGACGAGATGACGTTCCTGCTGGGCTCGCGCGAGATCGCCGGCTCGGCCGACATCGACGTCTTCTCCCCCACCTCGCCGCTCGGTGCGGCGATCCACGGCCACAAGGTGGGCGACGCGACGACCTACCAGGCGCCGAACGGGCGCGAGATCCCGGTGGAGATCACCGGCGCGAGCCCCTTCACGGGCTGA
- a CDS encoding DUF4307 domain-containing protein produces the protein MVAPAPRTPVGRYGPEPTAATRRAQRWAMAALVVVAMLVLGWIGSGVLRDPVQWKTIGFRVDGAASTQVTFDVTTDPGVGATCRVQALSSSYAQVGVLDVEVPPAAERTRRVTVTVPTVQEAVSATVDACSPLP, from the coding sequence GTGGTCGCACCGGCACCCCGCACGCCCGTCGGGCGCTACGGACCGGAGCCCACCGCCGCCACCCGCCGCGCGCAGCGATGGGCGATGGCCGCGCTCGTGGTCGTCGCCATGCTCGTGCTCGGGTGGATCGGCAGCGGTGTGCTGCGCGACCCGGTGCAGTGGAAGACGATCGGGTTCCGCGTCGACGGCGCCGCGTCCACGCAGGTCACGTTCGACGTGACGACCGACCCGGGCGTCGGCGCGACCTGCCGGGTGCAGGCGCTGTCGAGCTCGTACGCGCAGGTCGGGGTCCTCGACGTGGAGGTGCCCCCCGCCGCCGAGCGCACGCGCCGCGTGACCGTCACGGTGCCGACGGTGCAGGAGGCCGTGTCGGCCACCGTGGACGCCTGCAGCCCCCTGCCCTGA
- the msrA gene encoding peptide-methionine (S)-S-oxide reductase MsrA — protein sequence MASLFETLLGTSLRTQMVDPDKALKGRDGYPYAIPETHTVLGTPLQGPWPEGTRVLYLASGCFWGAEKEAWQLPGVVTTAVGYMGGYTPYPTYEETCTARTGHTETVMVAYDPQQLSDVDLMRHFWEEHDPTQGFRQGNDVGTQYRSAVFYTTPEQGEAARATAAEYGPRLKANGYGDITTEIRPAEEAGPFYYAEAAHQQYLQKNPGGYCPVNSTGVACPVPTA from the coding sequence ATGGCCTCGTTGTTCGAGACGCTGCTCGGCACCTCGCTGCGCACGCAGATGGTGGACCCCGACAAGGCGCTGAAGGGCCGCGACGGGTACCCGTACGCGATCCCGGAGACGCACACCGTGCTGGGTACGCCCCTGCAGGGCCCGTGGCCGGAGGGCACCCGCGTGCTCTACCTGGCGTCCGGGTGCTTCTGGGGCGCCGAGAAGGAGGCGTGGCAGCTGCCCGGCGTCGTCACGACCGCGGTCGGGTACATGGGCGGCTACACGCCCTACCCGACGTACGAGGAGACGTGCACGGCCCGCACCGGCCACACCGAGACGGTGATGGTCGCGTACGACCCGCAGCAGCTGTCGGACGTCGACCTCATGCGGCACTTCTGGGAGGAGCACGACCCCACCCAGGGCTTCCGTCAGGGCAACGACGTGGGCACGCAGTACCGCTCCGCGGTGTTCTACACGACGCCCGAGCAGGGCGAGGCAGCGCGCGCCACGGCCGCCGAGTACGGCCCGCGCCTGAAGGCGAACGGCTACGGCGACATCACCACGGAGATCCGCCCCGCCGAGGAGGCCGGCCCGTTCTACTACGCCGAGGCCGCCCACCAGCAGTACCTGCAGAAGAACCCCGGCGGCTACTGCCCGGTCAACTCGACCGGCGTGGCCTGCCCGGTGCCGACGGCCTGA
- the ilvA gene encoding threonine ammonia-lyase, whose amino-acid sequence MIGARDVRAAAELLTGVAERTPVQRSRALSDVAGVDVWLKCENLQRAGSFKIRGAYVRMSRLSPAEKSRGVVAASAGNHAQGVALAARLLGLESVVFMPVDAALPKIAATRGYGAHVHLVGTSVDEALVHAREHAERTGAVLIHPFDHPDVDAGQGTVGLEVLEQVPDVGTLLVPVGGGGLAAGIAAALEDRPDVGVVGVQAARAASYPASLAAGRPVPAPELRTMADGIAIRTPGEVPFELLAHHRVPVRTVSEEDLSRALLLVAERAKLVVEPSGAAAVAALMADPGLARDGRPVVCVLSGGNIDPLVLLRVVRHGLASAGRYLQVHVRVEDAPGALAGLLHDVAAMGGNVVHVAHTRTGGDLAYSEVAIDLQIETKGPEHCGDLLAGLRAAGYRLGDA is encoded by the coding sequence GTGATCGGCGCCCGGGACGTGCGTGCCGCGGCGGAGCTGCTCACCGGGGTCGCCGAGCGCACCCCCGTGCAGCGCAGCCGGGCGCTGTCCGACGTGGCCGGCGTGGACGTCTGGCTCAAGTGCGAGAACCTGCAGCGTGCGGGGTCGTTCAAGATCCGCGGCGCCTACGTGCGCATGTCCCGCCTGTCACCCGCCGAGAAGTCGCGCGGCGTCGTCGCGGCGAGCGCCGGCAACCACGCGCAGGGCGTCGCGCTCGCGGCGCGGCTGCTGGGCCTCGAGTCGGTCGTCTTCATGCCGGTCGACGCGGCGCTGCCGAAGATCGCCGCGACCCGGGGCTACGGCGCGCACGTCCACCTCGTCGGCACGTCGGTCGACGAGGCGCTCGTGCACGCACGCGAGCACGCCGAGCGCACGGGCGCCGTCCTCATCCACCCGTTCGACCACCCCGACGTCGACGCGGGCCAGGGCACCGTCGGGCTCGAGGTCCTCGAGCAGGTGCCCGACGTCGGCACGCTGCTCGTGCCCGTCGGCGGCGGCGGGCTCGCGGCCGGCATCGCGGCGGCGCTCGAGGACCGGCCCGACGTGGGCGTCGTCGGCGTGCAGGCCGCGCGCGCGGCGTCCTACCCGGCGTCGCTCGCGGCCGGCCGGCCGGTCCCCGCCCCCGAGCTGCGGACGATGGCCGACGGCATCGCGATCCGCACCCCCGGTGAGGTGCCGTTCGAGCTGCTCGCGCACCACCGCGTGCCGGTGCGCACGGTGTCGGAGGAGGACCTCTCGCGCGCGCTGCTGCTCGTCGCGGAGCGCGCCAAGCTCGTGGTCGAGCCGTCGGGTGCGGCGGCGGTCGCGGCGCTGATGGCGGACCCGGGGCTCGCGCGGGACGGGCGTCCCGTCGTGTGCGTGCTGTCCGGCGGCAACATCGACCCGCTGGTGCTGCTGCGCGTCGTGCGGCACGGGCTCGCGTCGGCCGGGCGGTACCTGCAGGTGCACGTGCGCGTCGAGGACGCGCCCGGCGCGCTCGCCGGGCTGCTGCACGACGTGGCAGCGATGGGCGGCAACGTCGTGCACGTCGCGCACACCCGCACCGGCGGTGACCTCGCGTACAGCGAGGTGGCGATCGACCTGCAGATCGAGACGAAGGGCCCCGAGCACTGCGGCGACCTCCTCGCGGGCCTGCGCGCGGCGGGCTACCGCCTGGGCGACGCCTGA
- a CDS encoding cystathionine gamma-synthase, giving the protein MTSSDAHDWSTAGFSTRAIHAGQAPEARTGAVVPPIHQVSTYKQDGVGGLRDGYEYSRSGNPTRHALEEALAAAEGGAAAFAFASGLAAEDALLRAVLRPGDHVVIGNDVYGGTYRLIARVLGPWGIDHTPVDMLDPDAVLAAIQPGRTRAIWAETPTNPLLGIADVEAIAVHARSTGAVLVVDNTFATPYLQQPLALGADAVVHSTTKYIGGHSDVVGGAVVVADGAQLPAGLDGPTGTTALRDAVGFLQNASGAVAGPFDAWLTLRGLKTLAVRMDRHQSNAERVTRFLLDHPGVTHVLYPGLPDHPGHDVAARQMTGFGGMVAFRTGDAESAVAVCGHTRVFTLAESLGGVESLIEHPGRMTHASVAATALEVPDDLVRLSVGIEDVDDLLADLAQALDAAGLGRVATGAGRGHAAGEDHQS; this is encoded by the coding sequence GTGACGAGCTCCGACGCCCACGACTGGTCCACCGCCGGCTTCTCGACCCGCGCCATCCACGCGGGCCAGGCCCCCGAGGCCCGCACCGGCGCCGTGGTGCCCCCCATCCACCAGGTGTCCACGTACAAGCAGGACGGCGTGGGCGGCCTGCGCGACGGCTACGAGTACTCCCGCTCGGGCAACCCGACGCGGCACGCGCTCGAGGAGGCGCTCGCCGCCGCGGAGGGCGGCGCCGCGGCGTTCGCGTTCGCGTCCGGGCTCGCCGCGGAGGACGCGCTGCTGCGCGCGGTGCTGCGCCCCGGCGACCACGTCGTCATCGGGAACGACGTCTACGGCGGCACGTACCGGCTCATCGCGCGCGTGCTCGGCCCGTGGGGAATCGACCACACGCCGGTGGACATGCTGGACCCCGACGCGGTGCTGGCCGCGATCCAGCCGGGCCGCACGCGCGCGATCTGGGCGGAGACGCCCACGAACCCGCTGCTCGGCATCGCCGACGTGGAGGCCATCGCGGTGCACGCGCGGTCCACCGGGGCCGTGCTCGTCGTCGACAACACGTTCGCGACGCCCTACCTGCAGCAGCCGCTCGCGCTCGGCGCCGACGCGGTCGTGCACTCCACCACCAAGTACATCGGCGGGCACTCCGACGTGGTCGGCGGCGCGGTCGTCGTCGCGGACGGTGCGCAGCTGCCCGCGGGGCTCGACGGCCCGACCGGCACCACCGCCCTGCGCGACGCCGTCGGCTTCCTGCAGAACGCGTCGGGCGCCGTCGCCGGGCCGTTCGACGCGTGGCTCACGCTGCGCGGCCTGAAGACGCTCGCCGTGCGCATGGACCGCCACCAGTCCAACGCCGAGCGCGTCACGCGCTTCCTGCTCGACCACCCCGGCGTGACGCACGTGCTCTACCCGGGCCTGCCCGACCACCCCGGCCACGACGTCGCCGCACGCCAGATGACGGGCTTCGGCGGCATGGTCGCGTTCCGGACGGGCGACGCGGAGTCGGCCGTCGCGGTGTGCGGGCACACGCGCGTGTTCACGCTCGCCGAGTCGCTCGGCGGCGTCGAGTCGCTCATCGAGCACCCGGGCCGCATGACGCACGCGTCCGTGGCGGCCACGGCGCTGGAGGTGCCGGACGACCTCGTCCGCCTCTCGGTCGGGATCGAGGACGTCGACGACCTGCTCGCCGACCTCGCGCAGGCGCTCGACGCGGCGGGGCTGGGCCGCGTCGCCACAGGTGCGGGACGTGGGCACGCGGCGGGCGAGGACCACCAGTCGTGA
- a CDS encoding carbon-nitrogen hydrolase family protein yields the protein MTARPAAPVRPAVRVTVAQLQVGTDRGANVEVARDAVREAGRARADVVVLPEYASAFDPRGVGPELAEPLDGPFVSALREEAARAGVAVLAGTTVPGEDDGPGAPRAVNTVVGVTADGALAGVYRKVHLYDAFGQRESDRFVAGPADAPPLVLDVAGLRFGVMTCYDLRFPESARRLVDAGAHVLVVPAAWAAGPLKSTHWRTLAAARAIENTSAVVAVGQAGRGVVGRSLVVGPDGVVGLELDETPQVRTVDLDADALVAVRERNPSLTHRRYAVVPRT from the coding sequence GTGACCGCGCGTCCCGCGGCGCCGGTCCGCCCGGCCGTGCGCGTCACGGTCGCCCAGCTGCAGGTCGGCACGGACCGCGGCGCCAACGTCGAGGTCGCGCGCGACGCGGTCCGTGAGGCGGGGCGCGCCCGGGCCGACGTCGTGGTCCTGCCGGAGTACGCGTCGGCGTTCGACCCGCGTGGCGTCGGCCCCGAGCTCGCGGAGCCGCTCGACGGTCCCTTCGTCTCGGCGCTGCGCGAGGAGGCCGCCCGCGCCGGCGTCGCGGTGCTCGCGGGCACCACCGTGCCGGGCGAGGACGACGGGCCGGGGGCGCCGCGTGCCGTCAACACCGTCGTCGGCGTCACGGCCGACGGTGCGCTCGCCGGGGTCTACCGCAAGGTGCACCTGTACGACGCGTTCGGGCAGCGCGAGTCCGACCGGTTCGTGGCCGGGCCGGCCGACGCGCCGCCGCTGGTGCTCGACGTCGCCGGCCTGCGGTTCGGCGTGATGACGTGCTACGACCTGCGGTTCCCGGAGTCCGCCCGGCGGCTGGTCGACGCGGGCGCGCACGTGCTCGTCGTCCCGGCGGCGTGGGCTGCGGGTCCGCTGAAGTCGACGCACTGGCGCACGCTCGCCGCGGCGCGCGCGATCGAGAACACGTCCGCCGTCGTGGCCGTCGGCCAGGCGGGGCGCGGCGTGGTGGGCCGCTCGCTCGTGGTGGGACCCGACGGGGTGGTGGGCCTCGAGCTCGACGAGACGCCGCAGGTGCGCACGGTGGACCTCGACGCGGACGCGCTGGTCGCGGTGCGCGAGCGCAACCCCTCGCTGACCCACCGCAGGTACGCGGTCGTCCCGCGCACCTGA
- a CDS encoding AI-2E family transporter has translation MTQDVPADEGPDAAEPPVAPLVLEDRRPHPVPPSVQAAASWSWRLLVIAAAVAVGLWLLAVLKVIVVPVAVAVLLTVLLSPLVSFLQRRVRLRRGAAAGVALILLLGVVAGLLTLAGRSIVRGITELWSQAREGVDTLLRWLSEGPLQLGTTDLEGYVDQLQEAAAGSGGQIATGALSVTLTVGHVLAGTLIALFCTLFFLIDGRRIWAWVVGLLPRGSRERVHQAGRRGWVTLGAYTRTQILVAGVDALGIGLGAFALQLPLAVPLAVLVFFGSFIPYVGAIATGTIAVLVALVTQGWVSALIMLVVVLGVQQLEGHVLQPFLMGHAVSLHPVAVLLVVASGSFAAGIVGALFAVPVAAVLNTVMLYLHGHDKFPQLGTGDHVPIRPREHPVLDRVLAAAAEAESAALAERAARNGGTPADPPTAGTTGPSAP, from the coding sequence GTGACGCAGGACGTGCCGGCGGACGAGGGCCCGGACGCCGCGGAGCCCCCCGTCGCCCCTCTCGTCCTCGAGGACCGGCGCCCGCACCCCGTGCCGCCGTCGGTGCAGGCGGCCGCGTCGTGGTCGTGGCGGCTGCTCGTCATCGCGGCGGCCGTCGCCGTCGGCCTGTGGCTGCTCGCGGTCCTCAAGGTCATCGTCGTCCCCGTCGCCGTGGCCGTGCTGCTGACGGTCCTGCTCTCGCCGCTCGTCTCGTTCCTGCAGCGGCGGGTCCGGCTGCGGCGCGGCGCGGCGGCGGGCGTCGCGCTGATCCTGCTGCTCGGGGTGGTCGCCGGCCTGCTGACGCTCGCGGGCCGCTCCATCGTGCGGGGCATCACCGAGCTGTGGAGCCAGGCGCGGGAGGGCGTCGACACCCTGCTCAGGTGGCTGTCCGAGGGCCCGCTCCAGCTCGGCACCACCGACCTCGAGGGTTACGTCGACCAGCTGCAGGAGGCGGCGGCGGGCAGCGGCGGGCAGATCGCGACGGGCGCGCTGTCCGTGACGCTCACCGTCGGGCACGTGCTCGCCGGCACGCTCATCGCGCTGTTCTGCACGCTGTTCTTCCTCATCGACGGCCGGCGCATCTGGGCGTGGGTCGTCGGGCTGCTGCCGCGCGGCTCGCGCGAGCGCGTGCACCAGGCGGGCCGCCGCGGCTGGGTGACGCTCGGCGCGTACACGCGCACGCAGATCCTCGTCGCCGGCGTCGACGCGCTCGGCATCGGCCTCGGGGCGTTCGCGCTCCAGCTGCCGCTGGCCGTGCCGCTCGCCGTGCTCGTGTTCTTCGGCTCGTTCATCCCGTACGTCGGCGCGATCGCCACCGGCACCATCGCGGTCCTCGTCGCCCTCGTGACGCAGGGCTGGGTGTCGGCGCTGATCATGCTCGTCGTCGTGCTGGGCGTGCAGCAGCTCGAGGGCCACGTGCTGCAGCCGTTCCTCATGGGGCACGCCGTCTCGCTGCACCCCGTGGCGGTGCTGCTCGTCGTGGCGTCCGGCTCGTTCGCCGCCGGGATCGTCGGCGCGCTGTTCGCGGTGCCCGTCGCGGCCGTGCTCAACACCGTGATGCTCTACCTGCACGGGCACGACAAGTTCCCGCAGCTCGGCACGGGGGACCACGTCCCGATCCGACCCCGTGAGCACCCCGTGCTCGACCGCGTGCTCGCGGCCGCCGCCGAGGCGGAGTCCGCGGCGCTCGCGGAGCGCGCGGCACGGAACGGCGGCACCCCGGCCGACCCACCGACGGCGGGGACGACCGGCCCGAGCGCGCCGTGA
- a CDS encoding ATP-dependent DNA ligase has translation MLLADVAAASTAVAATRSRLAKRAVLVDVLRRAAADGPQDVAIVSRYLGGELRQRRTGLGWRSLTSLPEPADTPSLTAADVDAAFAAMAELAGPGSAGARTAAAAELFGAATQDEQRLLRGLVTGELRQGALDALLLDAVAEAAGVPAGAVRRAAMLAGETEAVAVAALAAPTPEAATEALDAFTLTVGRPVRPMLAQSAPDVATALAGLAQGDAPAGEVVVDTKLDGIRIQVHRDGDDVRVYTRSLDDITARVPEIVAAVRLLPAQRLVLDGEALTLDDAGRPRPFQETASRSATRDAELAGSASLTPFFFDVLHVDGRDLLDAPLRERLAVLDQVAAPHVVDRVVTADPAVAAEHFRAVVAAGQEGVVVKAYDAPYEAGRRGAAWVKVKPRHTLDLVVLAVEWGSGRRAGTLSNIHLGARDPAGGFVMLGKTFKGMTDEMLAWQTERFLALAQSREPWGVVVRPEQVVEIAFDGLQRSTRYPGGLALRFARVLRYRDDKPASEADTIDAVRALAAG, from the coding sequence ATGCTGCTCGCCGACGTCGCCGCCGCGTCCACCGCCGTCGCCGCGACGCGGTCGCGGCTCGCCAAGCGGGCGGTGCTCGTGGACGTGCTGCGCCGGGCGGCGGCCGACGGGCCGCAGGACGTGGCGATCGTGTCCCGCTACCTCGGCGGTGAGCTGCGGCAGCGGCGGACCGGGCTCGGGTGGCGGTCGCTGACGTCCCTGCCCGAGCCGGCGGACACGCCGTCGCTGACCGCGGCCGACGTGGACGCCGCGTTCGCCGCGATGGCCGAGCTGGCCGGGCCGGGGTCGGCAGGGGCGCGGACGGCAGCGGCGGCGGAGCTGTTCGGGGCCGCGACGCAGGACGAGCAGCGGCTCCTGCGCGGGCTCGTGACCGGCGAGCTGCGGCAGGGGGCGCTCGACGCGCTGCTGCTGGACGCGGTGGCGGAGGCCGCGGGCGTGCCGGCGGGTGCGGTGCGCCGGGCCGCGATGCTCGCGGGCGAGACGGAGGCCGTCGCGGTCGCCGCGCTGGCGGCGCCCACCCCCGAGGCGGCGACCGAGGCCCTGGACGCGTTCACGCTCACGGTCGGGCGGCCCGTGCGGCCGATGCTCGCGCAGTCGGCGCCGGACGTCGCGACCGCGCTGGCAGGCCTGGCGCAGGGCGACGCGCCGGCCGGCGAGGTCGTCGTCGACACCAAGCTCGACGGCATCCGCATCCAGGTCCACCGCGACGGCGACGACGTGCGCGTCTACACCCGCTCGCTCGACGACATCACGGCGCGCGTCCCGGAGATCGTCGCGGCCGTCCGCCTGCTGCCCGCGCAGCGGCTCGTGCTCGACGGCGAGGCGCTCACCCTCGACGACGCCGGGCGCCCCCGCCCCTTCCAGGAGACCGCGTCGCGCAGCGCCACGCGCGACGCCGAGCTCGCGGGCTCCGCGTCGCTCACGCCGTTCTTCTTCGACGTCCTGCACGTCGACGGCCGCGACCTGCTCGACGCGCCGCTGCGCGAGCGGCTCGCGGTGCTCGACCAGGTCGCCGCCCCGCACGTCGTGGACCGCGTCGTCACCGCCGACCCCGCGGTGGCCGCCGAGCACTTCCGCGCGGTCGTCGCCGCCGGGCAGGAGGGCGTGGTCGTCAAGGCCTACGACGCGCCGTACGAGGCGGGCCGGCGCGGCGCCGCCTGGGTCAAGGTCAAGCCGCGGCACACCCTCGACCTCGTCGTGCTCGCCGTCGAGTGGGGGTCGGGCCGGCGCGCCGGGACGCTGTCGAACATCCACCTCGGCGCGCGCGACCCCGCCGGTGGGTTCGTCATGCTCGGCAAGACGTTCAAGGGCATGACCGACGAGATGCTCGCGTGGCAGACCGAGCGGTTCCTCGCGCTCGCGCAGTCGCGCGAGCCCTGGGGCGTGGTCGTGCGGCCCGAGCAGGTCGTCGAGATCGCCTTCGACGGCCTGCAGCGCTCGACGCGCTACCCCGGCGGGCTCGCGCTGCGGTTCGCGCGCGTGCTGCGGTACCGGGACGACAAGCCGGCGTCGGAGGCCGACACGATCGACGCGGTGCGCGCGCTGGCGGCCGGCTGA
- the mca gene encoding mycothiol conjugate amidase Mca codes for MTTERLRLMAVHAHPDDESSKGAATTARYAAEGVDVLVVTCTGGERGDVLNPHYGPAPAGGEEMAAVRREEMAAAAAALGVRQHWLGFVDSGLPEGDPLPPLPDGCFALVPLEEASAPLVELVRDFRPHVVTTYDPSGGYPHPDHVMCHRVAVEAFAAAGDPERYRDRGAPWTPLKLYYNHGFSLARMRTVHDAIVAAGGESPFSDWIDSRQAREVPERPVTTRVECADYFPQRDAALRSHATQIDPEGWFFAVPREVELAQWRTEEFELAESRVPTTLPEDDLFAGIRGTEAAR; via the coding sequence GTGACCACGGAGCGGCTACGGCTCATGGCGGTGCACGCGCACCCCGACGACGAGTCCAGCAAGGGGGCCGCGACGACCGCGCGCTACGCGGCCGAGGGCGTCGACGTGCTCGTCGTCACCTGCACCGGCGGGGAGCGCGGCGACGTGCTGAACCCGCACTACGGGCCGGCGCCCGCGGGCGGCGAGGAGATGGCGGCGGTCCGGCGCGAGGAGATGGCGGCCGCCGCCGCGGCGCTCGGCGTGCGCCAGCACTGGCTCGGCTTCGTCGACTCCGGCCTGCCCGAGGGCGACCCGCTGCCGCCGCTGCCCGACGGCTGCTTCGCGCTCGTGCCGCTCGAGGAGGCGTCCGCGCCGCTCGTCGAGCTGGTCCGCGACTTCCGCCCGCACGTCGTCACGACCTACGACCCCAGCGGCGGGTACCCGCACCCGGACCACGTCATGTGCCACCGGGTCGCGGTCGAGGCGTTCGCCGCCGCGGGCGACCCCGAGCGCTACCGCGACCGCGGGGCGCCCTGGACGCCGCTGAAGCTGTACTACAACCACGGCTTCTCGCTGGCCCGCATGCGCACCGTGCACGACGCGATCGTCGCGGCCGGCGGCGAGTCGCCGTTCAGCGACTGGATCGACTCGCGGCAGGCGCGGGAGGTGCCCGAGCGCCCGGTGACCACGCGCGTCGAGTGCGCCGACTACTTCCCGCAGCGTGACGCGGCCCTGCGCTCCCACGCGACGCAGATCGACCCCGAGGGCTGGTTCTTCGCCGTCCCGCGCGAGGTCGAGCTCGCGCAGTGGCGCACCGAGGAGTTCGAGCTCGCGGAGTCGCGGGTGCCGACGACGCTGCCCGAGGACGACCTGTTCGCGGGGATCCGCGGGACGGAGGCGGCGCGGTGA